A genomic stretch from Moraxella nasicaprae includes:
- a CDS encoding peptide MFS transporter, producing MQNKKFFGHPRQLGNLFHIELWERFSYYGMQAILMFYMYYAITDGGLGMDKAVAGGVMGAYSGSIYLATLGGGWVADRVLGPERTLFYSGIIIMIGHILLAIVPGLQGLILGLVFVAIGSGGVKAPVSAMVGSLYENDENKHLRDAGFSIFYVAINIGAFFGPLLTGILQSRVGFHYGFAAAAVGMAVGLTQYSFGRKSLGHNTAPNPLTASEKSKAIMIGLAGIAVVAGIISAGLVTLENFKTVLFYTVIAIAAIYFVRLLSDKRIDNTKRSHIVAYIPLFVCICVFWSLFFQNYTLLIVYFESTVDRMLGSFEFPAAWQPSMQSFWVIALAGVMSALWAKLGKNAPSAPVKFALSLIIAGLAFVFFVPYVTSGNPMPILVYMLSLGVLTVAELMISPISLSFATKIAPDFFRTQMVALNFLGLSIGLTLGGILFGNFFNEQNTLDYYYLMIKMGIGAGVLFLIISPVLKKMLQGAE from the coding sequence ATGCAAAATAAAAAGTTCTTTGGACACCCAAGGCAACTTGGCAATCTGTTCCACATTGAGCTATGGGAACGCTTCTCGTATTATGGCATGCAGGCGATTTTGATGTTTTATATGTACTATGCCATCACTGATGGTGGCTTGGGCATGGATAAAGCAGTTGCTGGTGGTGTGATGGGGGCGTATAGCGGTAGTATTTATTTGGCAACCTTAGGTGGTGGCTGGGTGGCTGACCGTGTCTTAGGTCCAGAGCGGACGCTGTTTTATTCAGGCATCATCATCATGATTGGACATATTTTGTTGGCGATTGTACCAGGATTGCAAGGTCTGATTTTGGGTCTTGTTTTTGTTGCTATCGGTAGTGGCGGGGTAAAAGCACCTGTGAGTGCCATGGTGGGTTCTTTGTATGAAAATGATGAAAACAAGCATTTGCGTGATGCTGGCTTTTCGATTTTTTATGTGGCGATTAATATTGGTGCATTCTTTGGCCCGCTATTAACAGGTATTTTGCAAAGTCGTGTTGGCTTTCACTATGGTTTTGCGGCAGCAGCGGTGGGCATGGCGGTTGGTCTGACTCAGTACAGTTTTGGACGCAAAAGTCTGGGGCATAATACCGCACCAAACCCATTGACCGCCAGCGAAAAAAGTAAGGCCATCATGATTGGTCTGGCTGGCATTGCAGTCGTGGCTGGCATCATCAGTGCAGGTTTGGTGACGCTAGAAAACTTCAAAACGGTATTATTTTATACAGTCATTGCGATAGCGGCCATTTATTTTGTTCGTCTGCTAAGTGATAAGCGTATCGACAACACCAAACGTTCTCATATCGTGGCTTATATACCATTATTTGTGTGTATTTGCGTGTTTTGGTCGCTGTTTTTCCAAAACTACACCCTGCTTATTGTGTACTTTGAGTCCACAGTAGACCGTATGCTTGGTTCGTTTGAGTTTCCAGCAGCGTGGCAACCCTCAATGCAGAGCTTTTGGGTGATTGCATTGGCGGGCGTGATGTCGGCATTATGGGCAAAATTGGGCAAAAATGCACCATCAGCCCCTGTTAAATTTGCTTTATCACTCATCATTGCAGGCTTGGCATTCGTCTTTTTTGTGCCTTATGTCACATCTGGTAATCCGATGCCAATCTTGGTGTATATGCTGTCGCTTGGTGTTTTGACGGTGGCAGAATTGATGATTTCTCCGATTTCATTGTCTTTTGCAACCAAGATTGCACCTGATTTTTTTAGAACCCAAATGGTGGCATTAAACTTCTTGGGTCTGTCGATTGGCTTGACTTTGGGCGGTATCTTATTTGGTAATTTCTTTAACGAACAAAATACGCTGGATTATTATTATCTGATGATTAAGATGGGTATCGGTGCAGGTGTGCTGTTTTTAATCATCTCGCCAGTATTGAAAAAAATGCTACAAGGTGCAGAATAA
- the cueR gene encoding Cu(I)-responsive transcriptional regulator produces MNISQAAKLTRLSSKQIRDYEKIGLLNHPARSASGYRCYDDGDIKRLKFIAHARAVGFSLAQIRTLLDLQSNPNRTNCEVKALTALHIAELTDKINELQTMKNTLQVWHDSCLGDGLHHCPIITSLEQD; encoded by the coding sequence ATGAACATCAGTCAAGCCGCCAAACTAACTCGACTGTCCAGCAAACAGATTCGAGATTACGAAAAAATCGGACTGCTCAACCACCCAGCTCGCAGTGCCTCAGGCTACCGCTGCTATGATGATGGCGACATCAAGCGACTTAAATTCATCGCTCATGCTCGGGCGGTTGGGTTTTCGCTGGCACAGATTCGTACATTGCTTGATTTGCAAAGCAATCCCAATCGAACAAACTGCGAAGTCAAGGCTCTTACCGCCCTGCACATCGCTGAATTGACCGACAAAATCAACGAACTGCAAACCATGAAAAACACCCTGCAAGTCTGGCACGACAGTTGTTTGGGCGATGGCTTGCATCATTGCCCCATCATTACATCACTCGAACAAGATTAG
- a CDS encoding AraC family transcriptional regulator has protein sequence MDILDKLLNFAQITGGVNIKCQLHGNWQLDNTAQDAQAVAHIVTKGMAKLTHGDETWLLNEGDIALFPRTPTHCLYSHTEQPPSTNTQKFSNQGGFVINQIGDSDHDCELFCLHFHYDRHAELMYSLPEMLILHIEQSPLSTLIDLLKHEANQPSLASVSVVNALSIVFLTMMLRQYLTDKNAQVLGTLKGYQEPRLQPLINAIMQHPEQDWRIEQMSDFAHLSRSQLIRLFHQHLQATPHAFVHKIRLQKAAMLLAQSNDSVLSIALSTGFLSETHFGKAFKSYYQITPSQYRNKKPPNLD, from the coding sequence ATGGACATTCTAGATAAATTACTCAATTTCGCCCAAATCACCGGTGGCGTAAACATCAAATGCCAATTACATGGCAACTGGCAATTAGACAACACCGCCCAAGATGCCCAAGCTGTCGCCCATATCGTTACCAAAGGCATGGCAAAATTGACGCACGGCGATGAAACTTGGCTGCTTAATGAAGGCGATATTGCCCTATTCCCACGCACGCCAACGCATTGTCTGTATAGCCATACCGAACAACCGCCATCAACAAACACCCAAAAATTTAGCAATCAAGGCGGTTTTGTCATCAATCAAATCGGCGATAGCGACCATGATTGTGAATTATTTTGTTTGCATTTCCATTATGATAGGCACGCTGAGTTGATGTACAGCTTGCCAGAAATGCTGATTTTACACATTGAACAAAGCCCGCTTAGCACGCTCATCGACCTGCTAAAACATGAAGCCAATCAGCCATCACTTGCCAGCGTATCGGTCGTCAATGCTTTATCCATTGTCTTTTTGACAATGATGCTACGCCAATATCTGACCGATAAAAATGCCCAAGTGCTTGGCACGCTCAAAGGCTATCAAGAACCCAGATTGCAGCCGCTCATCAACGCCATCATGCAACACCCTGAGCAAGATTGGCGAATTGAACAAATGAGCGACTTTGCTCATCTGTCTCGCTCGCAGTTGATTCGGCTGTTTCATCAGCATTTGCAGGCGACACCACACGCTTTTGTGCATAAAATCCGCCTGCAAAAAGCAGCAATGCTACTTGCCCAAAGCAATGATTCTGTTCTAAGCATCGCACTATCCACTGGTTTTTTATCCGAGACGCATTTTGGTAAAGCCTTTAAAAGCTACTATCAAATCACGCCCAGTCAATATCGCAACAAAAAACCACCCAACCTAGATTGA
- a CDS encoding carboxymuconolactone decarboxylase family protein: protein MSFADWKHISRHTKQSFGKLGKTHPKMLEAYATLDQAAAAESLDAKTRELIAIAVSITTRCESCIAVHTEKALAAGATESEIAGALATAISLNAGAAYAYALRALESVEAHQG from the coding sequence ATGTCATTTGCAGATTGGAAACACATCAGTCGCCACACCAAACAATCTTTTGGTAAGCTTGGCAAAACTCATCCAAAAATGCTAGAAGCCTATGCCACGCTTGACCAAGCGGCAGCAGCAGAAAGCCTAGATGCCAAAACTCGTGAGCTGATTGCCATCGCAGTTTCTATCACCACTCGCTGTGAAAGCTGTATCGCTGTGCATACCGAAAAAGCATTGGCAGCTGGTGCAACCGAGAGTGAAATCGCTGGTGCGTTGGCAACAGCCATCTCTTTGAATGCAGGTGCAGCTTATGCGTATGCTTTGCGTGCCTTAGAATCTGTGGAAGCTCATCAAGGCTAA
- a CDS encoding rhodanese-like domain-containing protein: MKKSVLAITGLILPVAVLACSQPKSEVTAQTSADTQVQPATAEHAKGLWIDVRSAEEYSEGHLSNAINIAHTQIGEQIASVAPNKDEPIHLYCRSGRRAEAALQTLKSMGYTNVTNHGAYDDLVKQGLK; encoded by the coding sequence ATGAAAAAATCTGTTCTTGCAATAACGGGATTGATTTTGCCAGTTGCGGTGTTGGCGTGCAGTCAGCCAAAATCTGAGGTCACAGCACAAACTTCGGCAGATACCCAAGTGCAACCTGCTACTGCTGAGCACGCCAAGGGTCTTTGGATTGATGTGCGAAGTGCTGAGGAGTATAGCGAAGGTCATCTAAGCAATGCCATCAACATTGCTCATACGCAAATTGGCGAACAAATCGCCTCAGTCGCCCCTAATAAAGACGAGCCGATTCATCTGTATTGCCGTTCTGGTCGTCGTGCCGAAGCTGCTTTGCAGACGCTAAAATCAATGGGTTATACCAATGTTACCAATCATGGTGCTTATGATGATTTGGTGAAGCAAGGTCTAAAATAA
- a CDS encoding TonB-dependent hemoglobin/transferrin/lactoferrin family receptor — protein MAQSTHLAKYSMLTLSILMALHAHADDTASVQETDLGTQKIIINKTLNKKVGESTLTAEQLSEQNAQDAHDLVRYHTEVDVAEVGRYGNKGFAIRGVDGNRVAMNIDGVGLPEVEINEIFSPYGYMYEGRFNPDLDMMRGVRIAAGADSVLTGSGAVGGSISYQTKEPRDLINHHENFGGYVKTGYASKNSEKSISAGLAFANEQVEALLTYTHKEGNETKNHAMRRFDGDQLSVGYTFSAEDMPGRLKSLLYPNPMSFNRDALLGKFYYHVNERHRLGLHGLYQRQRTHMNTDINASFGSRTSVDPRRAKDKEELESYGINYRYQPDNAWLHEATLGYTRSDVTGLADTWIYDRSWSGDEVTFDYREYRPTKTETNQYQLNLQSSPFELSRAGEHRLSLTASAIKADRTTSASVLKEDGSLNYLNHPFVDVKKNSHHIAISDQISFGNRLQALLGIRYDNFKYTPYFQNDVFGADENARIHQTCVTNNALGGFCDAYRAGDHLNKTKFSHTSWSGMLNYQLIPEKLTTRYKIGTGFLAPTGTQIYRNFQGLGVLEVPNYALKPETSLNQELEFEFKPAANTSLTASGYLSNYKNFIHTKFWEGETGGCNGRATCLQSTNLDKAKVYGFKLGIKSDISDKLNLDGKLNLTADYHIAKDSATVESDHDGTFKINTLAATPSSFILGADYVSPNQDWQLHTRVRGLMRKKAKDTKTLEVAPTYDIKTVNCPYVGYEYYCSYDGYTQDESGAWTKTERTRTGYAEYVDTYKHANRSKNAILVDVYGSRKFGKDKQLTLNAGVYNLTNVKYIPWESLRMFSNANVNNMVDADGYGFARYTAPGRNYALSLTYEF, from the coding sequence ATGGCACAATCCACACATTTAGCTAAATATTCAATGCTAACTCTATCAATATTGATGGCACTGCATGCTCACGCTGATGATACAGCCAGCGTTCAAGAAACCGATTTAGGCACACAAAAAATCATCATCAATAAAACTTTAAACAAAAAAGTTGGCGAAAGCACCTTAACCGCAGAACAATTATCAGAACAAAATGCCCAAGACGCTCACGATTTGGTGCGTTATCACACCGAAGTTGATGTGGCGGAAGTGGGTCGTTATGGCAATAAAGGCTTTGCCATTCGTGGTGTGGACGGCAACCGTGTGGCGATGAACATCGATGGCGTGGGATTGCCCGAAGTTGAGATTAACGAGATTTTTTCGCCTTATGGTTATATGTATGAAGGGCGTTTTAATCCAGACCTTGACATGATGCGTGGCGTGCGTATCGCTGCTGGTGCTGATAGCGTATTGACAGGCTCTGGTGCAGTTGGCGGTTCTATCTCTTATCAAACCAAAGAACCAAGAGACCTCATCAATCATCACGAGAACTTTGGTGGCTATGTCAAAACTGGCTATGCCAGCAAAAACAGTGAAAAATCCATCAGTGCAGGTCTTGCTTTTGCCAACGAGCAAGTAGAAGCCTTGCTCACCTACACTCACAAAGAAGGCAATGAAACCAAAAACCACGCCATGCGTCGCTTTGATGGCGACCAACTGTCCGTTGGTTATACTTTTTCTGCCGAAGACATGCCAGGACGACTAAAATCACTGCTGTACCCAAACCCAATGTCTTTTAATCGTGATGCCCTGCTTGGTAAGTTTTATTATCATGTTAATGAGCGTCATCGCTTGGGATTGCACGGGCTGTATCAAAGACAACGCACGCACATGAATACCGATATTAACGCCAGCTTCGGTAGTCGCACCAGTGTCGATCCACGCCGTGCCAAAGACAAAGAGGAGCTTGAAAGCTACGGCATCAATTACCGCTATCAACCAGACAACGCTTGGCTGCACGAAGCAACTTTGGGCTACACCAGAAGTGATGTGACAGGCTTGGCGGACACTTGGATTTATGACCGCTCTTGGAGTGGTGATGAGGTCACTTTTGATTATCGTGAATATCGCCCTACCAAAACCGAAACCAACCAATACCAACTTAATCTACAAAGCTCGCCTTTTGAATTGAGTCGTGCTGGCGAACACCGTCTGTCTTTAACTGCATCTGCAATCAAGGCTGATCGCACCACATCAGCCAGCGTCCTAAAAGAAGATGGTTCACTCAACTATCTAAACCACCCGTTCGTCGATGTCAAAAAGAACAGCCATCACATTGCCATCAGCGACCAAATCTCTTTTGGTAATCGCTTGCAAGCCTTGCTGGGTATTCGTTATGATAACTTTAAATACACACCATACTTTCAAAACGATGTCTTTGGTGCTGACGAAAATGCTCGTATCCATCAGACCTGCGTAACCAACAATGCCTTAGGTGGATTTTGTGATGCTTATCGAGCAGGCGACCATCTAAACAAAACAAAATTTAGCCACACCAGTTGGAGTGGTATGCTAAATTATCAGCTCATTCCCGAAAAGCTAACCACTCGTTATAAGATTGGCACAGGTTTTCTTGCCCCGACTGGCACACAGATTTATCGCAATTTTCAGGGTTTAGGCGTGCTTGAAGTGCCAAATTACGCCCTAAAACCAGAAACCTCGCTCAACCAAGAACTTGAATTTGAATTTAAGCCTGCCGCCAACACTTCGCTGACCGCATCTGGCTATCTATCCAATTACAAGAACTTCATTCACACCAAGTTTTGGGAAGGAGAAACGGGCGGTTGTAATGGTCGTGCCACCTGCTTACAGTCCACCAATTTGGACAAAGCCAAAGTGTATGGCTTTAAACTGGGCATCAAAAGCGATATTTCTGATAAGCTAAATCTTGATGGCAAGCTCAATCTGACGGCTGATTATCATATCGCCAAAGACAGTGCGACTGTTGAAAGCGACCATGATGGCACTTTTAAAATCAATACGCTGGCGGCCACACCAAGCAGCTTTATCCTAGGGGCAGATTATGTGTCGCCAAATCAAGATTGGCAGTTGCACACTCGTGTGCGTGGTCTGATGCGTAAAAAAGCCAAAGACACCAAAACGCTGGAAGTTGCCCCAACTTATGACATTAAGACTGTTAATTGCCCTTATGTGGGTTATGAGTATTATTGTTCATATGATGGCTACACCCAAGATGAAAGCGGTGCTTGGACAAAAACCGAACGCACTCGCACAGGTTATGCTGAATATGTCGATACCTACAAACACGCCAATCGTAGCAAAAACGCCATCTTGGTTGATGTGTATGGCAGCCGTAAATTTGGCAAAGATAAACAATTAACCCTCAATGCAGGTGTTTATAATCTGACCAATGTCAAATACATTCCTTGGGAAAGCCTAAGAATGTTTAGCAACGCCAATGTCAATAACATGGTTGATGCAGATGGATACGGCTTTGCTCGTTATACCGCTCCTGGTCGTAACTATGCCTTGTCGCTGACTTATGAGTTTTAA
- a CDS encoding rhomboid family intramembrane serine protease translates to MPNHFSKIINQDQRIMNIQTLWRHTPITLILLIIFVLSAVIQWIFGVSIDNPSNRDLVRFGANFLPLSLTYEPWRLISSGFLHIGIIHLLFNSFAMYYFGQAGELIFGRWQFLLIFLWSVIGGSCLTLLVTWWQIQAGGQAIVSAGASGGIMGLGMAILMAAWLKTWQARYISIKHLAMVMGLNLVMGFAVDGVDNAGHIGGLLVGGLLGVAFALQHKKHNEQRGLPYFWAVSLVLLMVFTGFWWVLQGEMMVLLS, encoded by the coding sequence ATGCCAAATCATTTTTCCAAAATCATCAATCAAGACCAACGCATAATGAACATACAGACACTGTGGCGACATACACCCATCACTTTGATTTTATTGATAATTTTTGTATTATCGGCAGTCATTCAATGGATTTTTGGGGTCAGTATTGACAATCCAAGCAATCGGGATTTGGTGCGTTTTGGGGCAAATTTTTTACCGCTTTCTTTGACCTATGAACCATGGCGACTCATCAGCAGTGGCTTTTTGCACATTGGTATCATTCATCTGTTGTTCAATAGTTTTGCGATGTATTATTTTGGGCAAGCAGGCGAGCTGATTTTTGGTCGATGGCAATTTTTGCTGATATTTTTATGGTCAGTGATTGGTGGTAGTTGTTTGACATTATTGGTGACTTGGTGGCAAATACAGGCAGGCGGGCAAGCGATTGTGAGTGCAGGAGCGTCTGGTGGCATCATGGGGCTTGGTATGGCGATATTGATGGCGGCTTGGCTAAAAACTTGGCAAGCAAGATACATCAGCATCAAACATCTGGCGATGGTGATGGGGCTAAACCTAGTGATGGGATTTGCGGTTGATGGTGTGGATAATGCAGGACATATAGGCGGTCTTTTGGTCGGCGGCTTGCTTGGTGTGGCGTTTGCATTACAACATAAAAAGCACAATGAGCAGCGTGGATTGCCATATTTTTGGGCAGTATCATTGGTGCTGTTGATGGTGTTTACAGGATTTTGGTGGGTGTTGCAAGGCGAGATGATGGTATTGCTATCTTAG
- a CDS encoding cytochrome ubiquinol oxidase subunit I: MITEYLVDISRLQFAVTALFHFLFVPLTLGMTWLLVIMEAVYLTTGKQIWKDMTRFWGKLFGINFVLGVTTGITMEFQFGTNWAYYSHYVGDIFGAPLAIEGLMAFFLESTMVGLFFFGWDKMSRLQHFVTTVLMALGTSLSALWILVANGWMQNPVGAEFNYQTMRMEMVSFAQIFFNPDAQNKFVHTVSAGYVTGASFVLGVSAWYLLKNRDVAFAKRSFHVAAAFGFAAICSTIVLGDESGYSIGHAQQTKLAAIEAMWETEPAPASFNIIAGINEQEQKNDWVVHIPYAMGIIGTRSLDKEILGIHDIKKINEARIKNGMTAVSLLDKMRADKAAGIEPSTQTIAQFEQVKEDLGFGLLLKKYTDDMSQVTPQMIAQAVDDSIPGVTPMFWTFRVMVGMGMLMLTLYALCLFFVLKGNFAHKKWLLRFALMMIPAPWIAIEAGWFVAEYGRQPWTVYGVLPTHLSVSNIDVNQVLWSLAGFVAFYTILFIIEMTLMIKYVRLGPASLGTGRYDGEQKTALINADVSN, translated from the coding sequence GTGATTACAGAATATTTGGTCGATATTTCTCGGTTGCAGTTTGCTGTTACGGCATTGTTTCATTTTTTATTTGTGCCTTTGACGCTTGGCATGACTTGGCTGTTGGTCATCATGGAGGCGGTTTATCTGACCACAGGTAAGCAGATTTGGAAAGATATGACCCGTTTTTGGGGTAAGTTATTTGGCATCAACTTTGTACTTGGTGTCACAACAGGCATCACGATGGAGTTTCAGTTTGGGACAAACTGGGCGTATTATTCACATTATGTGGGCGATATTTTTGGTGCACCGCTTGCCATTGAGGGATTGATGGCGTTCTTTTTGGAATCAACGATGGTGGGGCTGTTTTTCTTTGGCTGGGATAAGATGTCTCGCTTGCAGCATTTTGTTACGACTGTCTTGATGGCGTTGGGTACAAGTTTGTCAGCCTTGTGGATTTTGGTGGCAAATGGCTGGATGCAAAACCCTGTGGGAGCGGAGTTCAACTACCAAACCATGCGTATGGAGATGGTGAGTTTTGCACAGATTTTCTTTAATCCTGATGCTCAAAATAAATTCGTCCACACAGTATCAGCAGGCTATGTGACAGGTGCATCATTTGTGCTTGGCGTGTCAGCATGGTATCTGCTAAAAAATCGTGATGTGGCGTTTGCCAAACGCAGTTTTCATGTGGCGGCGGCGTTTGGATTTGCAGCGATTTGTAGCACGATTGTTTTGGGTGATGAGTCGGGTTACTCTATCGGACACGCCCAGCAGACCAAATTGGCAGCCATTGAGGCGATGTGGGAAACAGAGCCTGCCCCAGCCAGTTTTAACATTATTGCTGGTATTAACGAACAAGAGCAAAAAAACGACTGGGTGGTGCATATCCCTTATGCGATGGGTATTATCGGTACTCGCTCGCTGGATAAGGAAATTTTGGGCATTCATGACATCAAAAAAATCAATGAAGCTCGTATCAAAAATGGTATGACTGCCGTCAGTCTGCTGGATAAAATGCGTGCAGATAAGGCAGCAGGTATTGAGCCATCAACACAGACGATTGCCCAATTTGAACAAGTCAAAGAGGACTTGGGTTTTGGTTTGTTGCTAAAAAAATACACAGACGATATGAGTCAGGTAACACCGCAAATGATTGCTCAGGCGGTTGATGATAGCATTCCTGGTGTTACGCCAATGTTTTGGACATTTCGTGTGATGGTGGGCATGGGAATGTTGATGCTGACCTTATATGCTTTATGTTTATTCTTTGTGCTAAAAGGCAATTTTGCTCATAAAAAATGGCTTTTAAGATTTGCTCTCATGATGATTCCCGCTCCATGGATTGCCATTGAGGCAGGGTGGTTTGTGGCTGAATATGGTCGTCAGCCATGGACGGTTTATGGGGTGTTACCAACCCATCTGTCGGTATCCAATATTGATGTAAATCAAGTGTTATGGTCTCTGGCGGGTTTTGTGGCATTTTATACGATTTTGTTCATCATTGAGATGACGCTGATGATTAAATATGTGCGTCTAGGCCCAGCCAGTCTTGGCACAGGCAGATATGATGGCGAACAAAAAACCGCACTCATCAATGCAGATGTGAGCAACTAA
- the cydB gene encoding cytochrome d ubiquinol oxidase subunit II — translation MLFDYEVLKLIWWALVGILLVGFAIMGGQDMGICSLLPFVGKDDTERRVIINTIGAHWEGNQVWFITAGGAIFAAFPLIYATAFSGFYWALMAALWAMFFKPVGFKYRSMIKNDAWRNAWDWLLFVGSVVPAVIFGVAFGNLLLGVPFGFDEYLVSRYTGSFWELLSPFALLCGLVSFCMIAVQGGTFLAHRTLDDIQHRAIKLSQLFAVLFVALFVLAGFWIVNLDGYRLLTALDGNAILTPLDKQVMLAKGAWLDNYHATPLLWILPVLGVTGAILTMILLQYRQTLLAFLASSLAILGTVTTAGVAMFPFMMPSSSHPNMSLTLYDSVSSHLTLMIMLFVVVFLLPMVVTYTSWGYAVMRGKVTKAYIQENEKSLY, via the coding sequence ATGTTATTTGATTATGAAGTTTTAAAGCTGATTTGGTGGGCTTTGGTCGGAATTTTGTTGGTGGGTTTTGCCATCATGGGTGGGCAGGATATGGGCATTTGCTCGCTGTTGCCATTTGTGGGCAAAGATGACACCGAAAGACGAGTCATCATCAATACCATTGGGGCACATTGGGAAGGTAATCAGGTTTGGTTCATTACCGCAGGTGGGGCGATTTTTGCCGCTTTTCCTTTGATTTATGCCACAGCATTTAGCGGATTTTATTGGGCATTGATGGCGGCATTGTGGGCGATGTTCTTTAAGCCTGTGGGTTTTAAATATCGCAGCATGATAAAAAATGACGCTTGGCGAAATGCGTGGGATTGGCTGCTATTTGTCGGTTCTGTCGTGCCTGCCGTGATTTTTGGTGTGGCATTTGGCAACTTACTGCTTGGTGTGCCGTTTGGGTTTGATGAGTATTTGGTTTCTCGCTATACAGGCAGTTTTTGGGAATTATTAAGTCCGTTTGCTTTATTGTGCGGTTTGGTCAGTTTTTGTATGATTGCCGTGCAGGGCGGTACATTCTTGGCACATCGCACTTTGGACGATATTCAACACAGAGCCATCAAACTAAGTCAGTTGTTTGCCGTATTGTTTGTGGCATTGTTTGTGCTGGCTGGGTTTTGGATAGTCAATCTGGACGGTTATCGTTTGCTGACGGCATTGGACGGTAATGCGATTTTGACACCGCTGGATAAGCAGGTCATGCTGGCAAAGGGTGCTTGGCTGGATAATTATCATGCCACACCACTGTTGTGGATTTTGCCAGTTTTGGGCGTGACTGGGGCGATTTTGACCATGATTTTATTGCAATATCGTCAGACGCTGTTGGCTTTTTTGGCATCAAGTTTGGCGATTTTGGGTACGGTGACGACCGCAGGCGTGGCAATGTTTCCTTTTATGATGCCATCATCTAGCCACCCAAATATGAGTTTGACGCTGTATGATAGTGTATCATCGCACTTAACTTTGATGATTATGTTGTTTGTGGTGGTATTTTTATTGCCTATGGTGGTGACTTATACCAGCTGGGGCTATGCGGTAATGCGTGGTAAAGTGACCAAAGCATACATTCAAGAAAATGAGAAATCACTGTACTAA
- the cydX gene encoding cytochrome bd-I oxidase subunit CydX produces MMWYFAWILGLGFAVLLAILSAVWAEFEDDRNRAFGQDEQS; encoded by the coding sequence ATGATGTGGTATTTTGCGTGGATATTAGGCTTGGGATTTGCCGTGCTTTTGGCGATTTTGAGTGCGGTTTGGGCGGAGTTTGAAGACGATCGCAATCGTGCTTTTGGTCAAGATGAGCAATCTTAA